GTCTCGGTTGGTGCAGCGGGGAACGGTGGTGGCTTCGCTTTTTCGCCGCCAGCGGTTCGCATCGATCCTGGAACGACCGTCGTCTGGACGTGGACTGGTGAGGGTGGCTTCCACAACGTCGTGGCCACCGACGGAGCGTACAAAAGCGAGCTGGTCGAGGAGGCAGCCAGCACCTTCGAGCACACCTTCGAGAGCGAGGGTGTCTCGACCTACGTCTGTGGTCCACACGAGGCGATGGGCATGAAGGGGGCGATAATCGTTGGGGATATCAAAGTCATCGCCTCACCGCCACAACCAGCGGTTACCTTCGCCACCCGCGAACCCGTTTACGGCGATTGGTTCAACGACGTGGACAACTTCGAAGGAACTGCCGACATGCGCGGTCAAACTGAGGTTCGAGTGCAAGTCGGTGCGGAAGGGAACGGTGGTGAATTCGCCGTTTCCCCACCCGCTATTCACGTCGACCCCGGTACCACGGTCATCTGGGAATGGGTTGGTGAGGGTGGCCCGCACAAAGTGACGCTCGAAGACGGGAGCCAGGCAGCCCCTCGCAGTCGACCGGCGAGTGGGGTCTCGTCTTCGACGGCGTTGGAATCAGCAAGTACGCCTGTGAACCACACCGAGCACAGGGAATGAAAGGTGCTGTTGTCGTCGGTGACGTCTTCGAGGGCGTATACGATCTCTCTCCAGTCTCCCTCAGCGTATTCGGTGGACTCGGCATGGCGCTCCTCTCACCGCTCGCCTTTGGTTTGTTCTTGCGACTACG
This sequence is a window from Haladaptatus sp. QDMS2. Protein-coding genes within it:
- a CDS encoding plastocyanin/azurin family copper-binding protein, whose protein sequence is MSKYACEPHRAQGMKGAVVVGDVFEGVYDLSPVSLSVFGGLGMALLSPLAFGLFLRLRGDRKARHRY